Proteins from one Pyrobaculum neutrophilum V24Sta genomic window:
- a CDS encoding M1 family metallopeptidase, with amino-acid sequence MKYLVGRDFAFPEYTPRFPPFYEFEVLHMRLDVSIDVANRSVDGLVKYRLRPRKDGARVVLDAVEMDVLSVSHDFYYDGEKIEIKPQWKAGEVVEVAVKYRARPRAGIYFVTPHGQRRGVYVWTQGESEYNRYWVPLPDSPNIKFPWTVAVTVPKPLVAGSNGLLVEVKEGEDSRTYVWEMRHPMSPYLLAIAAGDFEIYSEKCGEVLLEYYIPRYVGGEWRHSFYNTCEIMRFFSEYLGVPYPYERYAQVVVPEFIYGGMENTTFTILTDWTIHDKHAHCPYGEFPCPGQEDFSSDPLVAHEMAHMWFGDLVTAKDWGHIAINESFATFIEALWTERSKGREEYLYEIYTNFRTYLGEYSRRYSRPIVTNVYKIPDEVFDRHAYEKGSVVLHMLRSLLGDDDFRRGLKVFLERNRYRAVDIEDLRKALEEASGRDLEWFWRQFFYAAGHPVLKISWSYSDGVLRLQIKQSQGEDSYPVYTIPLEVKVVYEDGRREVRELQLGEREVALQIPGGKPRYVCVDPAFKVMKALDLQYPLESAIAMLNDEDLYCRLQAVEALKRNGSPKAVEALAKALGDGFWGVAAEAARALGEIGTGEAVYKLIEGYWRARHPRVRRAIVEALGNARRKEAAEFLDKVLHSAEESYYVRAEAARALGRIRWEYAEHSLRKALEYSSHLDVIKRGALEGLAELGSDDALRVVLRHTESDMPTYVRASAVQSLAKFGPRREVLDAVKAALRDENFRVRYAAVTAALELLDHRLIPDLQERMERDVDGRIRRVAREVVERIRRAMERGAEYQKLREEVEKLREEYRKLLDRVGKSYAG; translated from the coding sequence TTCTACTACGACGGGGAGAAGATAGAGATTAAGCCGCAGTGGAAAGCCGGCGAGGTTGTTGAAGTGGCGGTGAAATACAGAGCTAGGCCTCGGGCTGGGATATACTTCGTCACCCCCCACGGCCAGAGGAGGGGCGTCTACGTGTGGACCCAGGGGGAGAGCGAGTACAACCGCTACTGGGTCCCGTTGCCCGACTCCCCCAACATAAAGTTTCCTTGGACCGTGGCGGTGACGGTGCCTAAGCCCCTCGTCGCTGGGAGCAACGGGCTGTTGGTTGAGGTCAAGGAGGGGGAGGACAGCCGGACCTACGTCTGGGAGATGAGACACCCCATGTCTCCATATCTCTTGGCCATAGCCGCCGGCGACTTCGAGATATATAGCGAGAAGTGCGGCGAGGTTTTGCTGGAGTACTACATCCCGAGGTACGTCGGCGGCGAGTGGCGCCACAGCTTCTACAACACCTGCGAGATAATGCGGTTCTTCTCTGAGTACCTCGGCGTTCCCTACCCCTACGAGCGATATGCCCAGGTGGTGGTGCCGGAGTTCATATACGGAGGGATGGAGAACACGACGTTTACCATACTGACGGACTGGACTATACACGACAAACACGCCCACTGCCCCTACGGCGAGTTCCCCTGCCCCGGCCAGGAGGACTTCTCCTCCGATCCGCTGGTTGCCCACGAGATGGCCCACATGTGGTTTGGCGATTTAGTCACGGCAAAAGACTGGGGGCACATAGCGATAAACGAGTCCTTCGCGACCTTCATAGAGGCGCTGTGGACCGAGAGGTCCAAGGGCCGGGAGGAGTACCTCTACGAGATCTACACAAACTTCAGGACGTATCTGGGCGAGTACTCCCGCCGCTATTCGAGACCCATCGTCACCAACGTCTACAAGATCCCCGACGAGGTGTTCGATAGACATGCCTACGAGAAGGGGTCCGTCGTCCTCCACATGCTGAGGAGCCTCCTCGGCGACGACGACTTTAGGAGGGGGCTGAAGGTGTTTCTAGAGCGGAATAGGTATAGGGCTGTCGATATTGAGGATCTTCGGAAGGCCCTGGAGGAGGCGTCGGGGAGAGATCTGGAGTGGTTCTGGAGGCAGTTCTTCTACGCAGCGGGCCACCCGGTGTTGAAGATCTCGTGGAGCTATTCAGACGGCGTTCTGAGGTTGCAGATCAAGCAGAGCCAGGGAGAGGATAGCTACCCCGTGTACACCATCCCGCTTGAGGTTAAGGTCGTGTATGAAGACGGGAGGAGGGAGGTGAGGGAGCTTCAGCTGGGCGAGAGGGAGGTGGCTTTACAGATCCCGGGGGGCAAGCCCAGGTACGTATGTGTGGACCCCGCCTTCAAGGTCATGAAGGCGCTTGACCTACAGTATCCTCTGGAGTCCGCTATAGCTATGTTAAACGACGAGGATCTCTACTGCAGGTTGCAGGCCGTAGAGGCGCTTAAGAGAAACGGGAGCCCTAAGGCTGTGGAGGCGCTGGCGAAGGCGCTTGGCGATGGGTTCTGGGGGGTGGCTGCTGAGGCCGCGCGGGCTCTGGGCGAGATAGGCACGGGGGAGGCCGTGTATAAGCTCATTGAGGGGTACTGGAGGGCGCGGCACCCCAGGGTTAGGCGCGCCATTGTGGAGGCTCTTGGCAATGCCAGACGGAAGGAGGCCGCCGAGTTCCTCGACAAAGTTCTCCACAGCGCCGAGGAGAGCTACTACGTGAGGGCTGAGGCCGCGCGGGCGCTTGGCAGAATCAGGTGGGAGTACGCCGAACACAGCCTAAGGAAGGCGCTGGAGTACAGTAGCCATCTAGATGTGATAAAGAGGGGGGCGCTGGAGGGGTTGGCCGAGCTCGGCTCTGACGACGCGCTAAGGGTGGTCCTTAGGCATACCGAGTCCGACATGCCGACGTATGTGAGAGCCTCCGCCGTGCAGTCTCTCGCAAAGTTCGGCCCACGTAGGGAGGTTCTCGACGCCGTTAAGGCCGCCCTCCGCGACGAGAACTTCAGGGTGAGATACGCGGCTGTGACCGCGGCTCTTGAGCTCCTGGACCACCGCCTCATACCTGACCTCCAGGAGCGCATGGAGAGAGACGTAGACGGCAGGATTAGGCGCGTAGCCAGGGAGGTGGTCGAGAGGATTAGGAGGGCAATGGAGAGGGGCGCCGAATACCAGAAGCTTAGGGAGGAGGTGGAGAAGCTACGGGAGGAGTACAGGAAGCTGCTCGACCGCGTAGGGAAATCCTATGCCGGTTAA
- the upp gene encoding uracil phosphoribosyltransferase — protein sequence MPVKVIDHVYAQYILTQLRNRHTSGTDFRKGLVRLGRIVGYEIVKTFPTREVEVETPLGKAIGIDIVGLDRVVIVQILRAAMPFVEGLLKAFPQARLGVVAARRREEGGSVDVEIFYSKIPHIDGDSVLVADPMLATGITMSKAIEEVYRAGRPGRLIVVSVIATPVGIERVLSKYPEAEVFVVAIDPGLNDKAFIVPGLGDAGDRAFLT from the coding sequence ATGCCGGTTAAGGTAATCGACCACGTCTACGCACAGTACATCCTCACCCAGCTGAGGAACAGACACACGTCCGGCACAGACTTTAGGAAGGGACTTGTGAGACTTGGGCGGATCGTTGGGTACGAAATCGTGAAGACTTTTCCAACTAGGGAGGTGGAGGTGGAGACTCCCCTCGGCAAAGCCATTGGGATAGACATCGTGGGCCTTGACAGAGTTGTCATTGTACAAATCCTCAGGGCCGCGATGCCCTTCGTAGAGGGGCTACTAAAGGCGTTTCCCCAGGCGAGACTCGGCGTGGTTGCCGCAAGGAGGAGGGAGGAGGGCGGCTCGGTAGACGTGGAGATCTTCTACTCCAAGATCCCCCACATCGACGGGGACTCCGTCTTGGTGGCCGACCCCATGTTGGCGACTGGGATAACGATGAGTAAAGCGATAGAGGAGGTGTACCGCGCCGGGAGGCCGGGGAGGCTGATCGTCGTCTCTGTGATAGCCACACCTGTCGGCATAGAGCGCGTCTTGTCTAAATACCCCGAGGCTGAGGTGTTCGTGGTAGCCATAGACCCCGGCCTCAACGACAAGGCCTTTATCGTGCCCGGTCTGGGAGACGCCGGCGACCGCGCCTTCTTAACCTAG
- a CDS encoding peptidase A24 — MIAEAALGVFITLAALQDVKTREIDPRIFLAAAAPAAALIYLNWGNPLYLFSLAVGASLALLMRALGSGYADSIALALISAAPPIFFLPTPFVVVMAGSALLPATMLWLFLNNRRRPCRMSALEKITHICVTREEFAKNPLKYIVGEVKDMEKYDPTAARVEGQWIKAKYGLPYLVYLAVGYWVYLVARALG; from the coding sequence ATGATAGCGGAGGCGGCCCTAGGCGTCTTCATAACGCTGGCTGCGCTCCAAGACGTCAAGACGAGGGAGATAGACCCTCGGATCTTCCTAGCGGCCGCGGCTCCCGCCGCCGCGTTGATATACCTAAACTGGGGAAACCCCCTATACCTCTTCTCACTCGCCGTGGGAGCCTCCCTAGCTCTGCTAATGAGGGCACTTGGGTCTGGATACGCCGACTCCATAGCGCTGGCGCTTATCAGCGCTGCGCCGCCCATATTCTTTCTACCAACCCCCTTTGTGGTAGTTATGGCCGGCTCCGCGCTGCTACCGGCCACGATGCTCTGGCTTTTTCTAAACAACAGGAGGAGGCCCTGCCGCATGTCGGCGCTTGAGAAGATAACGCACATCTGCGTAACCCGCGAGGAGTTTGCAAAAAACCCGCTTAAATACATCGTGGGGGAGGTTAAAGACATGGAAAAATACGACCCGACTGCGGCTAGGGTGGAGGGGCAGTGGATAAAGGCTAAATACGGCCTCCCCTACCTGGTCTACCTAGCCGTGGGGTACTGGGTCTACTTGGTAGCGCGGGCGCTAGGTTAA
- a CDS encoding bifunctional phosphoglucose/phosphomannose isomerase, translated as MLEDYLNWERYLLTEVDVPRRYTVDGAEVEIQPAPRLYISGMGGSGVVGDLLRDLSLVWNWDFEVVVVKDYFLRARDGLLIAVSYSGNTVETLHTVEYAKKRRMPTIAITTGGRLAQAGVPAIIVPKASAPRAALPQLFTAALHVIRHIYGVDVDVPSSLGPVDQTLVENLARDFQSRPTVVAPESMRGVAYRVKNEFNENSKIEPSVEILPEAHHNWIEGAERPVVALTSPHIPPEHRERVEATLEIVGGVKYTVEMRPRGILAFLREVGVASIKLAESRGVDPLATPRIDALKRRLQR; from the coding sequence GTGCTTGAGGACTACTTGAACTGGGAGCGCTACCTACTTACAGAGGTCGATGTCCCCAGGAGGTACACGGTGGACGGGGCAGAGGTGGAGATACAGCCGGCGCCTCGGCTATACATCAGCGGCATGGGGGGCTCCGGCGTTGTGGGGGACCTCCTCAGAGACCTATCCCTCGTATGGAACTGGGACTTCGAGGTGGTGGTTGTGAAGGACTACTTCCTAAGAGCTAGAGACGGCCTCCTCATCGCCGTATCCTACTCCGGAAACACCGTAGAGACCCTCCACACCGTGGAATACGCCAAGAAGAGGCGGATGCCGACCATCGCGATAACTACGGGGGGCCGGCTGGCGCAAGCCGGCGTGCCCGCGATAATAGTGCCTAAAGCCTCGGCGCCTCGCGCGGCGCTACCTCAGCTGTTCACAGCCGCTTTGCACGTTATACGGCACATCTACGGCGTAGACGTCGACGTCCCAAGCTCGCTGGGCCCGGTAGACCAAACCCTTGTGGAAAACCTGGCGAGGGATTTCCAGAGCAGACCGACCGTCGTGGCGCCTGAGAGCATGAGGGGCGTGGCATACCGCGTGAAAAACGAGTTCAACGAAAACAGCAAGATAGAGCCATCCGTGGAGATCCTCCCCGAGGCTCACCACAACTGGATCGAGGGGGCCGAAAGGCCCGTCGTGGCGTTGACAAGCCCCCACATACCCCCCGAGCACAGAGAAAGAGTAGAGGCAACGCTGGAGATAGTAGGCGGGGTGAAGTACACGGTGGAGATGCGCCCAAGGGGGATACTCGCCTTCCTTAGAGAGGTAGGAGTCGCGTCTATTAAGTTGGCTGAGTCCAGAGGAGTCGACCCGCTTGCTACCCCCCGGATAGACGCACTAAAGAGAAGACTTCAGCGATGA
- a CDS encoding DEAD/DEAH box helicase translates to MPRFSVVVNGVEVVREWGWDRISSVKEELKRLGFRWDGASWRGRTRDLGVLARLRQLLELSQEEYVSILSTVAYDVSGGAVLVVGALPEELKSHVISSEGDVHLVSLSGFLRRFIAEGRGVGRVSTFEEFVEEGGERLRAVLRGVQTLGDVDAALKSAKELVLSSDKLRELFIRRRRWWTASVGLNYARVNFLASGLLKKLGEVKLRYNVVNKEGELEERDIKLVKVAREGSSHLLKFPVFVRGRVAEILEEFGYAVEYVGVEHPRVAYKRSFSLYPFQQEAVERWVSSGMRGTVVIPTGGGKTFIGLDAMYRAGVSALVLVVTRELALQWVERIRRHLGISPGMLGGGAREVREVTVAIYNSAVKYIEDLVGRFGLVIFDEAHHVPAETFKEVALGLDSPYRLALSATPEREDKNEHLIFESVGPIVYRASYRSMVEAGLVVPVEHYRVYIRLSEEEEAAYRTLPNDNVIVLRNTAAKSARKIEAALRIIAREVSLGSKVLVFTQFIDQAEELHRRIRELGISAELITSEEGNREISLRRFSSGVSRVVVTTTVLDEGVDVPDAEVAVVVSGTGSKRQMIQRVGRVVRAAPGKKVARVYELVARGTVEEALSEMRHFDDVIEETICRRVTEQDLDAILRKVAPLTTWLRRS, encoded by the coding sequence GTGCCGCGTTTCAGCGTTGTGGTCAACGGCGTTGAGGTTGTTAGAGAGTGGGGGTGGGACCGCATTTCTAGCGTGAAGGAGGAGCTGAAGAGGTTGGGCTTTAGGTGGGACGGCGCCAGCTGGAGGGGGAGGACCAGAGACCTCGGCGTTTTAGCGAGGCTGAGACAACTGCTTGAGCTAAGCCAAGAAGAGTACGTGTCGATTCTTTCAACAGTCGCCTACGACGTCTCCGGCGGCGCCGTGCTTGTGGTGGGCGCGCTTCCGGAGGAGCTAAAAAGCCATGTGATCTCCAGCGAGGGCGACGTCCATCTGGTGTCTCTCTCTGGGTTCCTCCGTAGGTTTATAGCCGAGGGCAGAGGCGTGGGCCGCGTCTCCACCTTCGAAGAATTTGTGGAAGAGGGCGGCGAGAGGCTTAGGGCCGTACTTAGGGGGGTGCAGACGCTTGGGGACGTAGACGCCGCGTTGAAAAGCGCGAAGGAGCTTGTACTTTCGTCGGATAAACTACGCGAGCTGTTTATCCGACGGAGGAGGTGGTGGACCGCCTCAGTTGGCCTAAACTACGCCAGGGTTAACTTCCTCGCCTCAGGTCTCTTGAAAAAGTTGGGAGAGGTCAAGCTCAGATACAACGTAGTCAACAAAGAGGGCGAGTTGGAGGAGCGGGATATAAAGCTCGTTAAAGTAGCTCGAGAGGGGAGCTCCCACCTGTTGAAGTTCCCCGTCTTCGTTAGAGGTAGAGTTGCCGAAATTCTGGAGGAGTTTGGCTACGCGGTTGAATACGTAGGCGTTGAGCACCCGCGTGTGGCATACAAGAGGTCCTTTTCCCTATATCCCTTCCAACAAGAGGCCGTGGAAAGGTGGGTTTCAAGCGGCATGAGGGGTACCGTGGTCATTCCCACGGGAGGCGGCAAAACCTTTATCGGTCTAGATGCGATGTATAGAGCCGGCGTATCCGCCCTAGTCCTGGTGGTCACGCGGGAGCTCGCTCTGCAGTGGGTTGAGCGTATCAGACGCCACTTAGGCATATCGCCGGGTATGCTTGGAGGCGGCGCTAGAGAGGTGAGGGAGGTCACCGTCGCTATATACAACTCCGCGGTTAAGTACATAGAGGATCTCGTGGGGAGGTTTGGGTTGGTTATTTTCGACGAGGCCCACCACGTCCCAGCCGAGACCTTTAAAGAGGTGGCGCTTGGCCTAGATTCGCCCTATAGGCTCGCCCTCTCGGCGACGCCGGAGAGGGAGGACAAGAACGAACACCTTATCTTTGAGTCGGTGGGACCTATCGTATACAGAGCCTCCTACCGCTCCATGGTGGAGGCCGGCCTCGTCGTGCCTGTGGAGCACTATAGAGTCTATATTAGGCTGTCCGAAGAGGAGGAGGCGGCTTACCGTACTCTGCCGAACGACAACGTCATAGTTCTGAGGAACACGGCCGCGAAAAGCGCCAGGAAGATAGAGGCGGCTTTGCGCATTATAGCTAGGGAGGTCTCCCTTGGGTCTAAGGTGTTGGTGTTTACCCAGTTTATCGACCAGGCCGAGGAGCTCCATAGGAGGATAAGGGAGTTGGGCATTTCTGCCGAGCTTATAACTTCAGAGGAGGGGAACCGGGAGATCTCGCTTAGGCGGTTCAGCTCCGGCGTCAGCAGAGTTGTTGTTACTACGACGGTTCTTGACGAGGGCGTCGACGTGCCAGACGCAGAGGTCGCGGTGGTTGTGAGCGGCACTGGATCGAAGAGGCAGATGATCCAACGCGTCGGCCGCGTGGTCAGAGCCGCCCCCGGCAAAAAAGTTGCTAGGGTCTACGAGCTCGTTGCAAGGGGGACCGTAGAGGAGGCTCTATCGGAGATGCGCCACTTCGACGATGTAATAGAGGAGACCATCTGCAGAAGGGTCACAGAGCAGGACCTAGACGCGATTCTGAGGAAGGTCGCCCCCCTAACTACATGGCTTAGGAGAAGCTAG
- a CDS encoding helix-turn-helix domain-containing protein, producing MDLKEEVLRLLRERGEVTTTEIVNALKQPRHRVLKVLNKLYFEGAVEPVKKNRKYYWRLATGYVAVAPLHLSIEPVLYIEGVIEPIYRRVQDRVDAFIFTHVKNREYWLCDCGVGYSIVTDQPIEGCECKMRHAFGERKLAMLYLPKDLKFRYWRSYRYAEGDVEFIILLPEERDSPELVKKYETYEQTA from the coding sequence ATGGATTTGAAGGAGGAGGTGTTGCGTCTATTGCGCGAGAGAGGTGAGGTCACCACCACCGAGATAGTTAACGCACTTAAGCAGCCGAGGCACAGAGTGCTTAAGGTGCTCAATAAGCTCTACTTCGAGGGCGCGGTGGAGCCCGTGAAGAAAAACAGAAAGTACTACTGGAGATTAGCGACAGGCTACGTAGCCGTGGCGCCGCTCCATCTATCGATAGAGCCTGTGCTATACATCGAGGGAGTCATCGAGCCCATATATAGAAGGGTGCAGGACAGAGTAGACGCCTTCATATTTACACACGTAAAGAACAGGGAGTACTGGTTGTGCGACTGCGGCGTAGGCTACAGCATAGTTACAGACCAGCCTATAGAGGGTTGCGAATGTAAAATGCGCCACGCCTTCGGAGAAAGGAAGCTGGCTATGCTCTACCTGCCCAAAGACCTCAAGTTCAGGTACTGGAGGAGCTACAGATATGCCGAGGGAGACGTGGAGTTCATAATCCTTCTACCAGAGGAGCGGGACTCGCCGGAGCTCGTCAAGAAATACGAGACATACGAGCAGACAGCCTAA
- the ileS gene encoding isoleucine--tRNA ligase: protein MSRGDFKLQPTYVPYEVERRVLEYWRTNGIFQKWKSWRGGPIFAFLEGPPTTNGMPHVGHVRGRTYKDVVLRFHRLLGYDVWPQGGWDMQGMPVEWEVEKRLKLRSKKEVERYGLEQFAKKCNELVEEYLTYWREWGTERLGLWLDVENAYETRQPTYIEYAWRVIKKAYERGLLVEDYRVLWFCPRCETSLSDHEVALGYEERRDPSIYVKFRVEGRGDEYLVIWTTTPWTLVDNEAVAVHPEYAYAKVEVENGEKWWVAEQLAPRLMELFGIRRWRIVEVKRGSELFGLRYTHPLAEEVPERAGRTYTVVTADFVTLDQGTGLVHMAPGHGPEDFEVAKKYGLRVTNSVEINGIYNEMGGKYAGKYVHDVDKEIIEDLRKKGLLVKAEEIKHEYPHCWRCGTKLILRADRQWFIAISKIREHMYKELRGVNVVPQKLRDRFDIFVQNARDWNISRSRVWGTPLPIWRCRKDGRILVVGSLEELKRLAKELPPVDDFWLVHRPWIDRVVLKTEDCDEWVREPYVMDVWLDSGVAWIAAVDGERNGELWSRLFPYDFVTEGIDQTRGWFYSLLASAMVYVGKAPYKTVLIQGLILDKHGQKMSKSKGNVIWARDLFEKYGADPVRLYILSKAAPWEDLAFDPDEVKTTISDLNILWNVVKFADTYMALDGFTAEKYPLEKWLSKALEEDRWLLSEFNQLVEAFTQYMKNYEFHKAANLWREFVVETLSHRYIRLLRRRVWSEEPSDDKYAAYAVLHHVLKNVIVLGSIFTPFVAEYLWQAYVKKYEGGAAESVHLASYPTAGPIERELVDAFRELFTAFSALAEARNRAGIKLRWPIREVYINGGRYLDRYRELLKYLGNVKEVKTGSCPSGYVKASEDAVEACIPPKLEPELYYEALAREIVRRIQVMRKEAGLEINDMIKVAVGTKSEDVRKAVETLKDYIQRETRAVELTIGEEVDGKVWEISGEKVAIAIRKA, encoded by the coding sequence ATGTCCCGTGGGGATTTTAAGCTACAGCCTACCTACGTCCCATACGAGGTTGAGAGACGTGTCCTAGAGTACTGGCGGACAAACGGGATATTCCAGAAGTGGAAGAGCTGGCGCGGAGGCCCCATCTTCGCCTTCCTTGAGGGCCCGCCTACCACCAACGGGATGCCGCACGTAGGCCACGTCAGAGGACGGACTTACAAAGATGTGGTGCTTAGGTTCCACAGGCTTCTGGGCTACGACGTCTGGCCGCAGGGTGGTTGGGACATGCAGGGCATGCCGGTTGAGTGGGAGGTGGAGAAGAGGCTTAAGCTAAGGAGCAAGAAGGAGGTTGAGCGATATGGGCTTGAGCAGTTCGCCAAAAAGTGCAACGAGCTTGTGGAGGAGTATCTCACATACTGGAGGGAGTGGGGGACCGAGAGGCTGGGGCTCTGGCTTGACGTAGAAAACGCGTACGAAACCAGGCAGCCTACATACATTGAATACGCTTGGCGCGTGATCAAGAAGGCGTATGAACGCGGTTTGTTGGTAGAGGACTACAGAGTGTTGTGGTTCTGCCCCCGGTGTGAGACCTCGCTCAGCGACCACGAGGTGGCCCTTGGCTACGAGGAGAGGAGAGACCCCTCGATATACGTCAAGTTTAGGGTTGAGGGCCGCGGGGACGAGTACCTCGTCATCTGGACCACGACCCCCTGGACCCTAGTCGACAACGAGGCCGTGGCGGTTCACCCGGAGTACGCCTACGCCAAGGTCGAGGTTGAGAACGGGGAGAAGTGGTGGGTCGCGGAGCAGCTAGCGCCAAGGCTGATGGAGCTGTTTGGGATAAGGAGGTGGCGCATCGTAGAGGTGAAGAGGGGCTCCGAGCTCTTCGGCCTCCGCTACACGCACCCACTTGCTGAAGAGGTGCCGGAGAGGGCGGGGAGGACATACACGGTGGTCACCGCCGATTTTGTGACTCTAGACCAAGGCACGGGACTTGTACACATGGCGCCCGGCCACGGCCCCGAGGACTTCGAAGTCGCGAAGAAGTACGGTCTCAGGGTTACTAACAGCGTGGAGATCAACGGCATATACAACGAAATGGGCGGCAAATACGCTGGGAAGTATGTACACGACGTAGATAAAGAAATCATCGAAGACCTCCGAAAGAAGGGACTCCTAGTCAAGGCGGAGGAGATAAAGCATGAGTACCCCCACTGCTGGAGGTGCGGCACCAAGCTCATACTTAGGGCAGATAGGCAGTGGTTCATCGCTATATCTAAGATCAGGGAGCACATGTACAAAGAACTAAGGGGGGTAAACGTGGTCCCCCAGAAGCTCAGGGATAGATTCGACATCTTTGTCCAAAACGCCCGCGACTGGAACATCTCAAGGAGCAGGGTGTGGGGCACCCCGCTCCCGATATGGCGCTGTAGAAAAGACGGGAGGATCCTCGTCGTGGGGTCTCTGGAGGAGCTGAAGAGGCTGGCTAAGGAGCTCCCGCCAGTAGACGACTTCTGGCTTGTGCACAGGCCCTGGATAGATAGAGTAGTGCTGAAGACCGAGGACTGCGACGAGTGGGTTAGAGAGCCCTATGTGATGGACGTGTGGCTAGACAGCGGAGTTGCTTGGATCGCAGCCGTAGACGGAGAGAGAAACGGAGAACTCTGGTCTAGGCTGTTCCCATACGACTTCGTAACAGAGGGCATAGACCAGACCAGAGGGTGGTTCTATTCGCTACTGGCCTCCGCGATGGTTTACGTCGGAAAGGCCCCATACAAAACCGTATTGATCCAGGGCCTCATCCTAGACAAACACGGCCAGAAGATGTCTAAGAGCAAGGGCAACGTCATATGGGCGAGGGACCTCTTTGAGAAATACGGCGCGGACCCGGTCCGGCTCTACATCCTATCGAAGGCGGCCCCCTGGGAGGACCTTGCCTTTGACCCCGACGAGGTGAAGACCACAATAAGCGATTTAAACATCCTATGGAACGTCGTAAAATTCGCAGACACCTACATGGCGCTAGACGGCTTCACAGCCGAGAAGTACCCACTCGAGAAGTGGCTCAGTAAGGCGCTAGAGGAGGATAGATGGCTGCTCTCCGAATTCAACCAGCTTGTGGAGGCGTTTACACAATACATGAAAAACTACGAGTTCCACAAGGCCGCCAACCTCTGGAGAGAGTTCGTTGTCGAGACGCTCAGCCACCGCTACATAAGACTACTACGTAGGCGCGTCTGGAGCGAAGAACCAAGCGACGACAAATACGCAGCATACGCCGTCTTACACCACGTGCTGAAAAACGTGATAGTACTCGGCTCTATATTTACGCCCTTTGTGGCGGAGTACCTATGGCAGGCCTACGTGAAAAAGTACGAAGGTGGAGCCGCCGAGTCGGTGCACCTCGCGAGCTACCCAACCGCGGGCCCCATCGAGAGAGAGCTGGTGGACGCCTTCCGCGAACTGTTCACGGCTTTTTCAGCCCTAGCCGAAGCCAGAAACAGAGCCGGTATAAAACTCCGCTGGCCGATAAGAGAGGTCTACATAAACGGCGGAAGATATCTCGATAGATACAGGGAGCTTCTGAAATACCTCGGCAACGTGAAAGAGGTGAAGACGGGGAGTTGCCCCAGTGGATATGTAAAAGCCTCTGAAGACGCCGTCGAGGCTTGTATACCCCCCAAGCTTGAGCCAGAGCTTTACTACGAGGCGTTGGCTAGGGAGATCGTCCGCAGGATCCAGGTGATGCGTAAGGAGGCTGGGCTAGAGATAAACGACATGATCAAGGTCGCCGTTGGCACCAAGTCGGAAGACGTCAGAAAGGCTGTGGAGACGCTTAAGGACTACATACAGCGGGAGACCCGTGCAGTGGAGCTGACTATTGGAGAGGAAGTAGACGGCAAGGTGTGGGAGATATCAGGCGAAAAGGTGGCCATAGCGATAAGGAAGGCCTAG